In bacterium, a single genomic region encodes these proteins:
- a CDS encoding CPBP family intramembrane metalloprotease produces MKIQKLSESDVLPDFPVAIGITSFIIIFSLLFSFFTKEIKSFLSDNLLITVWALFSSSVMTVLLLWFIFTRYKTYIAYLLNQPFNYFIKGFYYYFLFLPVLLFIMGISFAVFKKIGFSPEPQQVMLIYFQTDSFYLLFIMFILSCIVAPFAEEIIFRGIIYTGLKKRFSVKASIILSSLIFALLHNEIFVLTGLFTFGIFLSYLFEKYENLWLSISVHFFNNFLTTIIVLIAKYFYNT; encoded by the coding sequence ATGAAGATACAAAAATTATCGGAGAGTGATGTTCTACCTGACTTTCCTGTTGCAATAGGTATAACCTCTTTCATTATTATTTTTTCCCTGCTTTTTTCATTTTTTACAAAAGAAATTAAATCTTTCCTTTCAGATAATCTTTTAATAACAGTATGGGCATTATTTTCATCATCTGTTATGACAGTTCTACTGTTATGGTTTATATTTACACGATATAAGACCTATATTGCTTATCTTTTAAACCAGCCGTTTAACTATTTTATTAAAGGATTTTATTATTACTTTCTTTTTTTACCAGTCCTTCTATTTATAATGGGGATTTCTTTTGCAGTTTTTAAAAAAATTGGATTTTCCCCAGAGCCACAACAGGTTATGCTTATTTATTTTCAGACAGATTCTTTTTATCTGCTTTTCATAATGTTTATTTTGAGTTGTATAGTAGCCCCTTTCGCAGAAGAAATAATCTTCCGAGGTATTATCTATACAGGATTAAAAAAGAGATTTTCTGTAAAGGCATCCATAATTTTAAGTTCTTTGATTTTTGCTCTTCTACATAATGAGATTTTTGTTCTTACAGGTCTTTTTACTTTTGGAATTTTTCTTTCATATCTTTTTGAAAAATATGAAAATTTATGGTTATCTATAAGTGTACATTTTTTTAATAATTTTCTAACTACCATTATTGTTTTAATTGCCAAATATTTTTATAATACATAA
- the purD gene encoding phosphoribosylamine--glycine ligase: MVIGSGGREHAIIWKIKKDNENIQLFAVPGNGGICDIAECIISGTDKPEYLVDIALKYNINLTVVGPEGPLSEGISDIFQQRGLKIFGPVKKASELEASKSFAKEFMKKYKIPTADFEIADSYEKSINILSKRTFPCVIKYDGLAAGKGVLVAKEFNEADDFLKKIYIDRIFGSKNQKVVIEDCLEGKEMSYLIFTDTLHFIPMVPAKDYKRVFDDDKGPNTGGMGCYSPPSIFNKEIENLIQKNIVLPTITGFQKENIDYRGVLYFGLMLTENGPYVLEYNVRFGDPETQVILPRLESNLIEIMEAVTEQSLRRCCIRWSDKKSLCVVLASSGYPGKYATDKEIKNIENIEAKDVILFHAGTKRENGKILTSGGRVIAITSTGNTFEEIRRKVYEAANTIDFEGKHFRKDIGFEGEFK; encoded by the coding sequence ATGGTAATAGGCAGTGGCGGTAGAGAACATGCAATTATATGGAAGATTAAGAAAGACAATGAGAATATACAATTATTTGCTGTTCCAGGAAACGGAGGTATCTGCGATATTGCAGAATGCATCATTTCAGGCACTGATAAACCAGAATATCTTGTAGATATAGCCCTGAAGTATAATATCAACCTTACCGTTGTTGGTCCTGAAGGTCCTCTATCAGAAGGTATTTCTGACATTTTCCAGCAAAGAGGACTGAAGATATTCGGACCTGTAAAAAAAGCATCTGAACTGGAAGCATCAAAATCATTTGCTAAAGAATTTATGAAGAAATATAAAATCCCTACAGCCGACTTTGAAATAGCAGACAGTTATGAAAAAAGTATTAATATTCTTTCAAAAAGAACCTTCCCCTGTGTTATAAAATACGATGGTCTTGCAGCAGGAAAGGGCGTTCTGGTAGCAAAGGAATTCAATGAAGCAGATGACTTTCTTAAAAAAATCTATATAGACAGGATATTTGGAAGTAAAAATCAAAAGGTTGTCATAGAAGATTGTCTTGAAGGTAAAGAAATGTCTTATCTTATATTTACAGATACATTACATTTTATACCTATGGTTCCTGCAAAGGACTACAAAAGGGTTTTTGATGATGACAAAGGACCAAATACAGGAGGAATGGGATGTTACTCCCCTCCTTCTATATTTAATAAAGAGATAGAAAACCTGATACAGAAAAATATCGTTCTCCCCACAATAACAGGTTTTCAGAAAGAAAATATTGATTATAGAGGGGTTCTATATTTTGGATTAATGCTTACAGAAAACGGTCCTTATGTACTGGAATACAATGTACGGTTTGGGGACCCTGAAACACAAGTAATACTGCCTCGTCTTGAAAGTAATCTTATAGAAATAATGGAAGCGGTGACAGAACAGTCATTGAGAAGATGCTGTATCAGATGGAGTGATAAAAAATCATTATGTGTAGTCCTTGCATCATCCGGTTATCCAGGTAAATATGCGACAGATAAAGAGATAAAAAATATTGAAAATATAGAAGCCAAAGATGTAATACTTTTTCATGCAGGAACAAAGAGAGAAAATGGAAAGATACTCACATCAGGAGGTAGAGTTATCGCCATAACTTCAACTGGTAATACTTTTGAAGAGATAAGAAGAAAAGTATATGAAGCAGCTAATACTATTGATTTTGAAGGTAAGCATTTCAGAAAAGATATAGGATTTGAGGGAGAATTTAAATAA
- a CDS encoding Gfo/Idh/MocA family oxidoreductase, which yields MNEIKAIVAGAGGIANYHIQGYIKAGVEITGIADLDVKRAEEKAKFYGIKNVYSSLEEMLEEEQKASCISICLPNYLHCETVVKSLISGKNVFCEKPPALNSSETEKMVDIAKKEKKTLMFDFNNRARPEAQALMKYIKNGDIGRINSAQALWIRRCGIPGFGGWFTQKSLSGGGPVIDLLHMIDLALYFMQFPEPDWVLSGIFNDFSGNPDFKGPWGIPDVEGGKMDVETSAQSFIRFKTGQVLFTRNSWAEMNKREEVSVTFQGTKAGGMIRRLFNRDGIDETAIDDCEIYTMEYGKPVNRKIITEPDEKMGRERAVINFVKSIKGEEEPYSKPEEAVILMKIIDAIYTSSEKKEPVRIY from the coding sequence ATGAACGAAATAAAAGCAATAGTGGCAGGGGCAGGAGGTATTGCTAACTATCATATTCAGGGATATATCAAAGCAGGTGTAGAAATAACAGGAATTGCTGATTTAGATGTAAAAAGAGCAGAAGAAAAAGCAAAATTTTATGGAATAAAAAATGTATATTCTTCTCTTGAAGAAATGCTGGAAGAAGAACAAAAAGCATCCTGTATCAGTATCTGCCTCCCTAATTATCTACACTGTGAAACTGTTGTTAAATCCCTTATATCAGGTAAAAATGTTTTTTGTGAAAAACCACCTGCCTTAAATTCTTCTGAAACAGAAAAGATGGTAGATATTGCCAAGAAAGAAAAGAAAACATTAATGTTTGACTTCAACAACAGAGCAAGGCCAGAAGCACAGGCACTTATGAAATACATAAAAAATGGAGATATCGGAAGAATAAATTCAGCCCAAGCACTCTGGATAAGAAGATGTGGTATCCCTGGATTTGGAGGATGGTTTACACAGAAATCTCTTTCAGGGGGTGGTCCTGTAATAGACCTTTTGCATATGATAGACCTTGCCCTTTATTTTATGCAGTTCCCTGAACCTGATTGGGTTCTTTCTGGTATATTCAACGATTTTTCAGGTAACCCTGACTTTAAAGGCCCCTGGGGTATTCCTGATGTAGAAGGTGGCAAAATGGATGTTGAAACATCTGCACAAAGTTTTATAAGGTTTAAAACAGGACAGGTCCTTTTTACCAGGAATAGCTGGGCTGAAATGAACAAAAGAGAAGAAGTTTCCGTAACGTTCCAGGGGACCAAAGCAGGAGGAATGATAAGGCGATTATTCAACAGGGATGGTATAGATGAAACAGCAATTGATGACTGTGAAATCTATACAATGGAATATGGAAAACCTGTTAACAGGAAGATAATAACAGAACCTGATGAAAAAATGGGAAGGGAAAGGGCGGTTATTAATTTTGTGAAAAGTATAAAGGGAGAAGAAGAACCTTACTCTAAACCTGAAGAGGCAGTGATACTTATGAAAATAATAGATGCAATCTACACCTCATCAGAAAAAAAAGAGCCAGTTAGAATATACTAA
- a CDS encoding TolC family protein has protein sequence MKKKVLIFLSLFLLGAGCTSHYIEKSADREVSLILEEKQKQIKNDILPDNTITDKTSSETLIIDLKLATSIAKNNNRTYKSKQEDVYLNILDLTYQRYLFKTRYGFGGGLYFNEGNDDKNISGQVNFKLLRWLATGAQITFDITKDFIRYLTGDKKTDFQTMVSLDILQPLLKGAGREIAQEDLIQAEREAVYTIRDFIKYQKNFAIETSEKFLNIILLQKRMENFYNNYKSIKDTRERIEMLASAGRIPPLQVDQAKQNEYTAYQRWVNAENTYLSALDNFKVFLGLSTNSSISIKDTLIENMIESGLIETQIDLKSYIDNAIKKRMDLLTSYDRVEDSKRKIKVALNRLKPEVNFIVRITGNTDAHSYPNIELNETSYKTGIEFDLPLDKIPNRNYYKKALIDLNRKQRDFENKRDTVILEVYQQYRNLEEYYQSYLTQQNSLLLAKRRVESTDLLLQAGRATTRDVLEAEEAYLAAKNDLATAVVNYLISYLRFLNSAEMLDLNENGMWEAIYDKMVKNTVKE, from the coding sequence ATGAAAAAAAAAGTACTGATTTTTTTATCTCTTTTTCTATTAGGGGCAGGATGTACTTCTCATTATATAGAAAAGTCGGCAGACAGAGAGGTCTCTTTAATCCTTGAAGAAAAACAGAAACAAATTAAAAATGATATCCTGCCTGATAATACTATTACTGATAAAACATCTTCAGAAACACTTATAATTGATTTAAAACTTGCTACATCCATTGCTAAAAATAACAACAGAACCTACAAGTCAAAACAAGAAGATGTGTATCTGAATATTCTGGACCTTACCTATCAAAGGTATCTATTCAAAACAAGATATGGATTTGGAGGTGGTTTGTATTTCAACGAAGGGAATGATGATAAGAATATCTCTGGACAGGTTAACTTTAAATTACTAAGATGGCTTGCTACAGGAGCACAGATTACATTTGATATAACAAAGGATTTCATACGTTATCTTACAGGTGATAAAAAAACTGACTTCCAAACAATGGTTTCACTTGATATTCTCCAGCCATTGTTAAAAGGGGCAGGAAGAGAAATTGCACAGGAGGACCTTATTCAAGCAGAAAGAGAAGCAGTTTATACAATAAGAGATTTTATAAAATATCAGAAAAATTTTGCTATTGAAACATCTGAAAAATTTTTAAATATTATCCTCCTTCAAAAAAGAATGGAAAATTTCTATAACAACTATAAAAGTATTAAAGATACCAGAGAAAGAATAGAAATGCTTGCATCAGCAGGACGTATTCCACCACTTCAAGTAGACCAGGCAAAGCAGAATGAATATACTGCTTACCAGCGATGGGTAAATGCTGAAAACACTTATCTATCAGCCCTTGATAACTTCAAGGTCTTTCTTGGACTTTCAACGAACTCATCTATTTCCATAAAAGATACCTTAATAGAAAATATGATAGAATCAGGACTGATAGAAACACAGATTGATCTAAAAAGTTATATTGACAATGCAATAAAAAAACGTATGGATCTTCTTACTTCCTATGATAGAGTAGAAGATTCAAAACGAAAAATCAAAGTTGCACTGAACCGTCTTAAACCAGAAGTAAATTTTATAGTTCGTATCACAGGCAATACTGACGCACATTCTTATCCAAATATTGAATTAAATGAAACATCCTATAAAACAGGTATTGAGTTTGACCTTCCCTTAGATAAAATACCCAACAGAAATTATTATAAAAAAGCACTTATTGACCTTAATAGAAAACAGAGGGATTTTGAGAATAAAAGGGATACAGTTATATTAGAGGTCTATCAGCAATATAGAAATCTGGAAGAGTACTATCAGAGTTATCTTACCCAGCAAAATAGTTTATTGCTTGCAAAAAGAAGAGTAGAAAGCACAGACCTTTTACTTCAGGCAGGGAGAGCCACCACAAGAGACGTTCTTGAAGCAGAAGAAGCATATCTCGCTGCTAAAAACGACCTTGCTACAGCAGTAGTGAATTATCTCATATCATACCTAAGATTCCTTAATTCTGCAGAAATGCTTGATTTAAACGAAAACGGCATGTGGGAGGCGATATATGACAAAATGGTTAAAAATACTGTTAAAGAATAA
- a CDS encoding efflux RND transporter periplasmic adaptor subunit, with product MTKWLKILLKNKLLYLVISLLIIFIIGTKIQMQKRKASGLILYTVKRQNLTISVIEGGNLVALESQKIVNEVPGTRNILEVVDEGTQITEEDVKNGKVLIKLDSKDLVDKLEQLKITVENSLAAYTQEQQQMEILKKDNESNINQAELNVRFAEMDIKKYLGDTLVKEIVDNSDKVDIPSLIKSNKLGGDALNRKRTLENNIDLAKEEVARAKDTVEWSEKLAEKGYVTKSELEADKLSLKQKEVRQEQAELEYGLFLQYEFPKEVEKLLSNYREAKLQLERVKETAKAKIIQGEANLRSKKASYILNKNNMEDIEKQIDKCTIKATRPGFVTYATSDRPWATSSPIQPGTSVRQYQELLNLPDFNTMGVEIKVHESSIKNIKTGMPAQIKIDAFPDIILTGKVVKISVMPDTTLKFLNPDINVYVTRIALDKSIDFLKPGMSAKVEVFIKELKDVIAIPINAVFFKSGEPYCTVFKNNNITDRKIELGESSETMVEVKKGLSEGEQVVIKSGTGITATMRKTEIEEKGVFKQESSEIKKTNQPQQVQSSTIENKTPYEAQSTGTYTIEDEKQKGIKKEDINRSRRPSERME from the coding sequence ATGACAAAATGGTTAAAAATACTGTTAAAGAATAAACTTTTATATCTGGTAATTTCATTACTCATTATATTTATCATTGGAACAAAAATTCAGATGCAGAAACGGAAAGCGAGTGGGCTTATATTATATACAGTCAAACGGCAGAACCTTACAATATCTGTTATTGAAGGAGGAAACCTTGTAGCTCTTGAGTCACAAAAGATTGTAAATGAAGTTCCTGGGACCAGAAACATTCTTGAGGTAGTGGATGAGGGGACACAAATAACAGAAGAAGATGTTAAAAATGGAAAGGTTCTTATAAAACTTGACTCAAAAGACCTGGTAGATAAGTTAGAACAATTGAAAATTACAGTAGAAAACAGTTTAGCCGCCTATACACAGGAACAACAACAGATGGAAATCCTTAAAAAAGATAACGAGAGTAATATCAACCAGGCAGAACTAAATGTAAGATTTGCTGAAATGGACATAAAAAAATATTTAGGAGATACTCTTGTAAAGGAAATTGTAGATAACAGTGATAAAGTAGATATTCCTTCCTTAATTAAAAGTAATAAACTTGGCGGTGATGCACTGAATAGAAAAAGAACTCTTGAAAATAACATAGACCTTGCAAAAGAAGAAGTGGCTCGGGCAAAAGATACCGTTGAATGGAGTGAAAAACTTGCCGAGAAGGGATATGTTACAAAAAGTGAACTTGAAGCAGATAAACTTTCACTTAAACAGAAAGAGGTCAGGCAGGAACAGGCAGAACTTGAATATGGACTATTTTTGCAGTATGAGTTTCCTAAAGAAGTGGAGAAATTACTATCAAACTACAGAGAAGCGAAACTACAACTTGAACGTGTAAAAGAAACAGCAAAGGCAAAGATTATTCAGGGTGAGGCAAATCTTAGAAGTAAAAAAGCGTCTTACATACTTAACAAAAACAATATGGAAGATATTGAGAAACAGATAGATAAATGTACAATAAAAGCAACCAGACCTGGTTTTGTTACATATGCTACAAGTGATAGACCATGGGCAACCTCATCTCCCATACAGCCGGGGACTTCGGTAAGACAGTATCAGGAACTTTTAAACCTACCTGATTTTAACACTATGGGAGTGGAAATCAAAGTACATGAGTCATCTATAAAAAACATAAAAACAGGTATGCCAGCACAAATTAAAATAGATGCGTTTCCTGATATAATATTAACAGGGAAAGTTGTAAAAATCTCTGTTATGCCTGATACCACATTAAAATTTCTTAATCCAGATATAAATGTATATGTTACACGGATAGCACTTGATAAAAGTATAGATTTTCTTAAACCTGGGATGAGTGCTAAAGTAGAGGTTTTTATAAAGGAGTTAAAGGATGTTATTGCTATCCCTATCAATGCTGTATTTTTTAAGTCAGGTGAACCATACTGTACGGTCTTCAAAAACAACAATATAACAGACAGAAAAATAGAGTTAGGTGAAAGCAGTGAGACAATGGTTGAAGTAAAAAAAGGTCTTTCAGAAGGAGAACAGGTTGTTATCAAATCAGGGACAGGTATAACTGCTACTATGAGAAAAACAGAGATAGAAGAAAAAGGTGTTTTTAAACAGGAGTCATCAGAAATAAAAAAAACTAATCAGCCACAACAGGTACAATCATCTACAATAGAAAACAAAACACCTTATGAAGCACAATCCACAGGTACATATACAATAGAAGATGAAAAACAGAAAGGAATAAAAAAAGAAGATATTAATAGAAGCAGGAGACCATCTGAACGGATGGAATAA
- a CDS encoding ABC transporter ATP-binding protein, giving the protein MEKEYILKLENITKTYTLGHLQIPVLKNIFLTIEKGAHISLMGPSGSGKTTLLNILGCLDRPTSGRYYIDGKEVSSLNDDELSEIRSRKIGFIFQSYNLIPHLTVIENIGLPLFYQGIDEKIITEKSIEMADIVGLGDRIKHKPAELSGGQQQRVAIARALINNPSFILADEPTGNLDTKTGKEIMELLKNLNEKQGTTLFIVTHDINISAYGKLTIRILDGEIIND; this is encoded by the coding sequence ATGGAGAAGGAATACATTCTTAAATTAGAAAATATAACAAAGACATATACTCTCGGTCATCTTCAGATTCCGGTACTTAAGAACATCTTCCTTACTATAGAAAAAGGAGCACATATATCTCTTATGGGACCTTCTGGTAGTGGCAAAACAACTCTTCTTAATATACTCGGATGTCTTGATAGACCTACTTCTGGAAGATATTACATAGATGGGAAAGAGGTATCTTCTTTAAATGATGATGAACTTTCAGAGATACGAAGCAGAAAGATTGGATTTATTTTCCAGTCATATAATCTTATTCCCCATCTTACAGTAATAGAAAATATAGGACTTCCTCTTTTCTACCAGGGAATTGATGAGAAAATAATAACAGAAAAATCAATAGAAATGGCAGATATAGTAGGACTTGGAGACAGAATAAAACATAAGCCCGCAGAACTTTCAGGCGGGCAGCAACAAAGAGTAGCAATAGCCAGGGCATTGATAAACAATCCTTCTTTCATTCTTGCTGATGAACCAACAGGTAATTTAGATACAAAAACAGGTAAGGAAATTATGGAACTTTTAAAAAATCTGAATGAAAAACAGGGAACAACCCTCTTTATCGTTACTCATGATATTAATATATCCGCTTATGGGAAATTAACTATAAGAATACTTGACGGTGAAATTATAAATGACTGA
- a CDS encoding ABC transporter permease: MVNISHIMRTVKAGWKNIYLHKLRSLLTALGIIFGVASVIAMLAIGEGASYEAREKIKELGSNNIIVKAVKPPTPPGQQQVVMLPAYGMTPVDLRRIETIPSVETVVPTWEDKRDVWYLEKNISARIVGTSPEYLSVMNLQVVKGRFFNEVDNELIKPYVVIGSSIKNQLFPLEEAVGKSIRIGSNYFIVIGVAGEKSITSGTGFEAEDINFDVYMPLTTQRIYYGEYTIGERTGVGLRAIERTWVKYHRFIIKVRDMSQIINTAAIVEDLLKTNHKQQDYEILVPLQLLKQAEHTAKIFNIVLGSIAAISLIVGGIGIMNIMLATVTERTREIGIRRALGAKRKDIIKQFLTEAVILSSIGGLIGILLGIIIPKIVTKLAGMTTILTPWAILLAFTISVAVGITFGIYPARKAAYLDPIQALRYE, encoded by the coding sequence ATGGTAAACATATCACATATAATGAGAACTGTAAAGGCGGGTTGGAAAAATATATACCTTCATAAATTACGTTCACTACTTACTGCTCTGGGCATTATATTTGGTGTTGCTTCAGTTATTGCTATGCTCGCTATTGGGGAAGGAGCAAGTTATGAAGCACGGGAAAAGATAAAAGAACTTGGTAGTAATAACATTATAGTTAAGGCAGTAAAACCACCAACTCCACCAGGTCAACAACAGGTAGTAATGCTTCCTGCTTATGGAATGACACCTGTGGATTTAAGAAGAATAGAAACAATTCCATCTGTTGAAACTGTTGTACCGACATGGGAAGATAAAAGAGATGTATGGTACCTTGAAAAAAACATCTCTGCCCGTATTGTTGGAACATCTCCTGAATATCTTTCTGTAATGAATCTACAGGTGGTTAAAGGACGTTTTTTCAATGAGGTGGATAATGAACTTATAAAGCCATATGTAGTAATAGGCTCCTCAATAAAAAATCAATTATTCCCTCTTGAAGAAGCAGTCGGTAAAAGCATAAGGATTGGTTCAAATTATTTCATTGTTATTGGAGTTGCAGGAGAAAAGTCCATTACTTCAGGTACAGGATTTGAAGCAGAAGATATAAATTTTGACGTTTATATGCCACTTACTACACAAAGGATATATTATGGCGAATATACTATTGGAGAAAGAACAGGAGTAGGATTGAGAGCAATAGAAAGGACATGGGTAAAATACCATCGCTTCATAATAAAAGTGCGAGATATGTCTCAGATTATCAATACAGCTGCAATAGTTGAAGATCTTTTGAAAACAAACCATAAACAGCAGGACTACGAAATTCTTGTTCCACTCCAATTATTAAAACAGGCAGAACATACAGCAAAAATATTTAATATAGTACTTGGTTCTATTGCTGCCATCTCTCTTATTGTTGGTGGTATAGGAATTATGAATATTATGCTGGCAACAGTAACGGAGAGGACAAGAGAAATTGGTATCAGAAGAGCACTGGGAGCAAAAAGAAAGGATATTATAAAACAGTTTTTGACAGAAGCAGTTATCCTATCTTCTATCGGTGGTTTAATAGGGATATTGTTAGGAATAATTATACCTAAAATCGTTACAAAACTTGCCGGGATGACCACAATTTTGACTCCATGGGCAATATTGCTTGCCTTTACAATCTCTGTCGCAGTCGGAATTACATTTGGAATATACCCTGCACGAAAAGCAGCATATCTTGACCCCATACAGGCACTGAGGTATGAATAA
- a CDS encoding 3-isopropylmalate dehydratase small subunit, producing MILRGNAHKFGDDINTDYIISGKYKFKTLDMNELATHLMEDIDPDFYKKVKQGDFIVAGKNFGCGSSREQAPLVIKYAGIPAVIAKSFARIFFRNGINVGLVLIEADTDSIDTDDTIEVDVEKGEIRNITKGSFIKSSVLPDFMLKIIKTGGVVNYIKENRGFKL from the coding sequence ATGATATTGAGAGGTAATGCACATAAATTTGGAGATGATATAAATACTGATTATATTATCTCAGGGAAGTATAAATTCAAGACACTTGATATGAATGAACTGGCTACGCATCTGATGGAAGATATAGACCCGGACTTTTATAAAAAAGTAAAACAAGGAGACTTCATTGTTGCTGGTAAAAATTTTGGATGTGGGTCAAGCAGGGAACAGGCACCCCTTGTCATAAAATATGCAGGAATTCCTGCAGTTATTGCAAAAAGTTTTGCAAGGATATTTTTCAGAAATGGTATAAATGTAGGTTTAGTACTTATAGAAGCAGATACGGATAGTATTGACACAGATGATACAATAGAAGTAGATGTAGAAAAAGGCGAGATAAGGAATATCACTAAAGGTTCTTTTATAAAGTCATCCGTGTTGCCTGATTTTATGTTAAAAATTATAAAAACAGGCGGAGTGGTTAATTATATAAAGGAAAACAGGGGATTTAAATTATAA
- a CDS encoding isocitrate/isopropylmalate dehydrogenase family protein, whose protein sequence is MGYKITLIPGDGIGPEITEVVQECIEATGVDIEWDIQEAGECAIEKYGTPIPEKTLRSIAENKVCLKAPLTTPVGSGFRSVNVYIRQHFNLYVCLRPFKLYEGVRSKYTNVDIIVVRENMEDLYSGIEFQQGKEETKELINFIEKLSGKEVNKDSGISIKPISIKNSERIVRFAFEYARKNKRKKVTAVHKANIMKFTDGLFLETARKVADEYTDIEFEDKIVDNMAMQLVQKPELYDVIVCPNLYGDILSDLCAGLVGGLGLSPGANIGEDIAVFEATHGSAPKYKGQNKVNPSALLLAGIMMLDYIGESEKATKIEQALAEVIKEGRYLTYDFRDPGDTNYVGTKEMGRAIVEKIKERI, encoded by the coding sequence ATGGGATATAAAATTACTCTTATACCAGGTGATGGAATAGGACCTGAAATTACTGAAGTGGTGCAGGAATGTATAGAAGCAACAGGTGTGGATATAGAATGGGATATTCAGGAAGCCGGCGAATGTGCCATTGAAAAGTATGGAACCCCTATACCTGAAAAAACATTGAGGTCTATAGCAGAAAATAAAGTATGTCTTAAAGCACCACTTACAACACCTGTAGGTAGTGGTTTTAGAAGTGTAAATGTGTATATCAGACAGCATTTTAATCTTTATGTCTGTCTCAGACCTTTTAAACTTTATGAGGGAGTGAGGAGTAAATACACTAATGTAGATATCATTGTAGTAAGAGAAAATATGGAGGACCTATATTCAGGTATAGAATTCCAGCAGGGGAAAGAGGAAACAAAAGAACTTATTAATTTTATAGAAAAACTATCAGGGAAGGAAGTAAATAAAGATTCAGGGATAAGTATTAAGCCCATATCTATTAAGAATTCTGAAAGAATTGTGCGGTTTGCTTTTGAATATGCCAGAAAAAATAAAAGGAAAAAAGTGACTGCTGTACATAAAGCAAACATAATGAAGTTTACAGATGGACTATTTCTTGAAACAGCAAGGAAAGTTGCTGATGAATATACTGATATTGAGTTTGAAGATAAAATTGTTGACAATATGGCTATGCAACTGGTTCAAAAACCAGAACTTTATGACGTTATTGTATGTCCCAATCTTTATGGAGATATCCTTTCTGACCTCTGTGCAGGACTTGTTGGTGGATTGGGCCTTTCCCCCGGAGCAAATATAGGAGAAGATATAGCAGTTTTTGAAGCAACACATGGTAGTGCTCCTAAATATAAAGGACAGAATAAGGTAAATCCTTCTGCATTGCTGCTTGCTGGAATTATGATGTTAGATTATATAGGGGAGAGTGAAAAAGCAACAAAGATTGAACAAGCATTAGCAGAAGTAATAAAAGAAGGTAGATATCTTACGTATGATTTCAGGGACCCCGGAGATACAAATTATGTTGGAACAAAAGAGATGGGAAGAGCAATCGTTGAAAAAATTAAGGAGAGGATATAA